One segment of bacterium DNA contains the following:
- a CDS encoding D-alanine--D-alanine ligase, with amino-acid sequence MLVNNEEKKLLLKKKIGVLCGGWSSERKISLGTGACVVASLAKQGFNMKEIDVDKNLIKKLKDIDIAFIALHGKFGEDGTVQGILEFLGIPYTGSGVIGSAVGMDKIVSKTVFTGASIPTPEYYHEKDANLDEMVEKLGYPVVIKPCAEGSSVGVIIARTKKQLTNHYARLSAQFPDLFFEKFIKGMMATCGILNDVPLPILEIAPKERAFYDYKSKYTKGMTEYIVPARIPEEQYKKTQAYALAAHQAIGACGFSRVDFMLDQSQNPYVLEVNTIPGLLPESNLPLEARAIGLTYDELIFEILKTALPRIQK; translated from the coding sequence ATGCTCGTGAATAATGAAGAAAAGAAATTACTGCTGAAGAAGAAAATTGGTGTTCTATGCGGCGGGTGGTCATCCGAACGCAAGATCTCGCTGGGCACCGGTGCCTGCGTTGTCGCTTCACTCGCAAAGCAGGGATTCAACATGAAAGAGATCGATGTCGACAAGAACCTGATAAAAAAACTAAAGGATATCGACATCGCCTTCATTGCCCTCCACGGAAAATTCGGCGAGGACGGCACGGTCCAGGGGATCCTGGAATTCTTAGGTATTCCCTACACCGGCTCCGGCGTGATCGGCTCGGCCGTCGGGATGGACAAGATCGTCTCCAAGACGGTATTCACCGGCGCCTCTATCCCAACCCCGGAATATTACCATGAAAAAGACGCGAACCTCGACGAGATGGTGGAAAAACTCGGTTATCCGGTCGTCATTAAACCCTGCGCCGAAGGTTCCAGCGTCGGCGTGATCATCGCCCGGACGAAAAAACAATTGACGAACCACTACGCCAGGCTTTCAGCACAATTCCCGGATCTTTTCTTTGAAAAATTCATCAAAGGGATGATGGCAACCTGCGGGATCCTTAACGATGTTCCCCTTCCGATCCTGGAGATCGCGCCCAAAGAGCGGGCGTTCTATGATTACAAATCAAAATACACGAAGGGCATGACCGAATACATCGTGCCGGCGCGGATACCGGAAGAGCAGTACAAAAAGACCCAGGCTTACGCCCTTGCCGCTCACCAAGCGATCGGTGCGTGTGGTTTTTCCAGGGTCGACTTCATGCTCGACCAGTCACAAAATCCGTATGTTCTGGAAGTCAACACGATCCCTGGACTGCTTCCTGAATCCAACCTTCCGCTGGAAGCGCGGGCGATCGGTCTGACCTATGATGAACTTATCTTCGAGATCCTAAAAACCGCTTTGCCGCGTATCCAAAAATAG
- a CDS encoding alpha-amylase family glycosyl hydrolase → MLLLSLCALGMALAVDDVAHNNRELFYVNPVAGEIRLKARKNTVKQAFLMRDSLAARMDIAYQDDYFDYFTADIGAFDTTLVYYFVVKAGADSLVFPPVGAFRPQVTMFAPPAWAASKVYYLIFIDGFRNGDLVSEPPGMRSWGSKPQDWASYGGDLSGVKDQLDYLDSLNIDILLLSPVGTANSNHKFNFFDFGSVDPVFGDTAALRSLIVETHRRNKKVVLMFIATHTGSDFPAFTDILHAQDSSKYLNWYQVKTRPVKLSSTYFECWRGDPHFPKLNLKDPQVRSYLMGYIEYWRQFGIDGFYIGEDPAINVDFLKDLRAFIKAKYPSLLLVGTDSRPLTGDGLDGSLKPAMTELILNYFGRKTIPVSQFDQALHKILFWTPSQANAFNLMAASTFDYRIREFVDAGDIKNLYAFIMTFCGSPVITYGDEIGMTEAESLNLGSFVSNPAGQDLNLLSEIKRLIGIRKANGQIASKYFYTLLANDITQVYAYDRGGLITVLNSGEAPAFVMLPAWDGTYADLLSGEKITVFQQQLKVSIAPKSYRVFRREP, encoded by the coding sequence GTGTTGCTGTTAAGTTTATGCGCGCTCGGTATGGCGCTTGCCGTCGATGACGTTGCGCACAATAACCGCGAACTTTTCTATGTGAACCCGGTGGCCGGCGAGATCCGTCTGAAAGCCAGGAAAAACACCGTGAAGCAAGCTTTTTTAATGCGGGATTCGTTGGCGGCGCGGATGGATATAGCTTACCAGGATGATTACTTTGATTATTTCACCGCTGATATCGGGGCATTCGATACTACTCTCGTTTATTATTTTGTGGTCAAGGCCGGGGCTGATTCGCTCGTTTTCCCGCCGGTTGGTGCTTTCCGGCCGCAAGTAACGATGTTCGCACCGCCGGCCTGGGCCGCAAGCAAGGTATACTACCTGATCTTTATAGACGGTTTCAGGAACGGTGATCTGGTCAGTGAGCCGCCGGGTATGAGGTCGTGGGGAAGCAAACCGCAGGACTGGGCATCTTATGGCGGCGATCTTTCAGGGGTCAAGGACCAGCTCGATTATCTTGATTCGCTGAATATAGACATTTTGCTGCTGTCACCGGTCGGGACCGCGAATTCCAATCACAAGTTCAATTTTTTCGATTTCGGCTCGGTCGATCCCGTGTTCGGCGACACGGCCGCACTTCGCTCCCTTATTGTTGAAACGCACCGGCGCAATAAAAAAGTCGTCCTGATGTTCATCGCTACGCACACGGGTAGCGATTTCCCGGCATTTACGGACATCCTCCACGCGCAGGATAGTTCCAAATACCTGAACTGGTACCAGGTCAAGACCAGGCCGGTAAAACTGTCCAGTACGTACTTTGAATGCTGGCGCGGGGACCCGCATTTTCCAAAATTAAACCTGAAGGATCCGCAGGTGAGAAGTTACCTGATGGGTTACATCGAATACTGGCGCCAGTTCGGTATCGACGGGTTTTATATCGGCGAGGATCCCGCAATCAATGTCGATTTTTTAAAGGATCTCCGCGCGTTCATCAAGGCGAAATATCCCAGTTTGCTTCTTGTCGGTACCGATTCCAGGCCGCTCACGGGAGACGGACTTGACGGAAGCCTCAAGCCCGCAATGACCGAACTGATCCTCAATTATTTCGGCCGCAAGACGATCCCCGTGTCGCAGTTCGACCAAGCGCTGCACAAGATCCTTTTCTGGACGCCTTCGCAGGCGAACGCGTTCAACCTCATGGCCGCCAGCACGTTCGACTACCGGATCAGGGAATTTGTCGACGCAGGCGACATCAAGAACCTGTACGCGTTCATAATGACGTTCTGCGGATCGCCGGTCATCACTTACGGCGACGAGATCGGCATGACCGAAGCCGAATCCCTGAACCTGGGGAGTTTTGTTTCCAACCCAGCAGGGCAGGACCTGAACCTGCTCTCCGAGATCAAGCGGCTCATCGGGATCCGGAAAGCCAATGGACAGATCGCGAGCAAGTATTTCTACACGCTCCTGGCGAATGATATCACGCAGGTCTACGCGTACGATCGCGGGGGTCTGATCACGGTCCTCAATTCCGGGGAGGCTCCGGCTTTTGTCATGCTGCCGGCCTGGGATGGCACGTATGCCGATCTGCTGAGCGGTGAAAAAATAACCGTTTTCCAGCAGCAGCTTAAAGTATCCATCGCTCCAAAATCATACCGCGTTTTCCGGCGTGAGCCTTAA
- the uvrB gene encoding excinuclease ABC subunit UvrB: protein MSLKLHADFKPAGDQPEAIEQLAQGISDGCKYQTLLGVTGSGKTFTIANVIEKIQKPTLVISHNKALAAQLYSEFKSFFPENSVEYFISYYDYYQPEAYVPASDLYIEKDASINEEISRLRLKATSALLTREDVVIVASVSCIFNIGSPDEVRELVVEIVKHKEKSRESIMSGLVSIQYSRNDIQFLPGTFRVRGEIIDVHPADERDGVRIVLSGDREVVEKIQVFDPLTGYIKKELEQTVIFPAKHFITTQPRIEEAVGRIEQELEDRVKALETQGKFLEAQRLIQRTRFDIEMLTELGYCPGIENYSMHLSGRNPGERPFCLIDYYPKDFLLVIDESHVTIPQIEGMYAGDHSRKTTLVEYGFRLPSALENRPLKFDEFESLVNQAVCISATPAQWEIERSGKRIIEQIVRPTGIIDPMVTIKPANNQVDDLINEIQKRVSVHERVLVTTLTKRMAEDLAQYLNELGIRVRYMHSEIDAIQRVEILRGLRLGEFDVLVGINLLREGLDLPEVALVAILDADREGFLRSERSLIQTAGRAARNVRSEVIMYADTMTDSMKRAIEEMERRRKRQLEYNEKYHIIPKSIVKSPEEILKATSVADRAVEKEPASDSGIEEIENLYREMADAVSLMEFEQAAKLRDQIKLIRRKLEKQGTKASSDPGVRTRDRGRRP, encoded by the coding sequence GTGAGCCTTAAATTACACGCGGACTTTAAGCCGGCCGGCGACCAGCCGGAAGCGATCGAACAACTGGCACAAGGCATAAGCGACGGCTGTAAATACCAGACACTTCTGGGTGTGACCGGTTCGGGCAAAACGTTCACGATCGCCAATGTCATAGAAAAGATCCAGAAGCCGACCCTCGTCATTTCGCACAACAAGGCATTGGCGGCCCAGCTGTACAGCGAATTCAAGTCTTTCTTCCCGGAAAACAGCGTAGAGTATTTCATATCCTATTATGATTATTACCAACCCGAGGCTTATGTGCCGGCAAGCGACCTGTACATTGAGAAGGACGCATCGATCAACGAGGAGATAAGCCGGCTTCGGCTGAAGGCGACATCGGCCCTGCTCACGCGGGAAGACGTGGTCATCGTGGCGTCGGTGTCGTGTATTTTCAACATCGGCTCACCGGACGAGGTGCGCGAACTCGTGGTGGAAATCGTAAAGCATAAAGAGAAAAGCCGCGAATCGATCATGAGCGGCCTGGTTTCGATCCAGTATTCGCGCAATGACATTCAGTTCCTGCCCGGCACGTTCCGGGTGCGTGGTGAGATCATCGACGTGCATCCGGCCGATGAAAGGGACGGCGTCAGGATCGTGTTGTCCGGTGACCGTGAAGTGGTGGAAAAGATCCAGGTCTTCGACCCCCTTACCGGCTATATAAAGAAGGAACTGGAACAGACAGTGATCTTCCCGGCAAAACATTTCATCACGACCCAGCCCCGGATCGAGGAGGCGGTGGGCAGGATCGAACAGGAACTCGAAGACCGCGTCAAGGCCCTGGAAACACAGGGTAAGTTCCTGGAAGCCCAGCGACTCATCCAGCGGACCCGTTTTGATATCGAAATGCTCACGGAACTGGGTTACTGCCCGGGCATTGAAAATTATTCCATGCATCTGTCCGGCCGCAACCCGGGCGAAAGGCCGTTTTGTTTGATCGATTACTACCCTAAGGATTTTCTCCTGGTCATCGACGAATCCCATGTCACGATTCCGCAGATCGAGGGCATGTACGCGGGCGACCATTCGCGGAAGACGACGTTGGTCGAATACGGTTTCCGGTTGCCGTCGGCACTGGAGAACCGGCCCTTGAAGTTTGACGAATTTGAATCGCTGGTCAACCAGGCCGTCTGTATTTCGGCGACACCGGCGCAGTGGGAGATCGAGCGGTCGGGCAAACGGATCATCGAACAGATCGTGCGGCCCACCGGCATCATTGACCCCATGGTGACGATCAAACCGGCGAACAATCAGGTCGACGATCTGATAAACGAGATTCAAAAGAGGGTTAGCGTGCATGAGCGCGTGCTGGTGACGACGCTGACTAAACGCATGGCCGAAGATCTGGCGCAATACCTGAACGAGCTCGGCATAAGAGTAAGGTACATGCACTCCGAGATCGACGCGATCCAGCGCGTGGAGATCTTGCGGGGACTACGGCTTGGCGAGTTCGACGTGCTCGTGGGGATAAACCTGCTGCGCGAGGGTCTGGACCTGCCCGAAGTCGCGCTGGTGGCTATCCTGGACGCCGACCGTGAAGGTTTTCTGCGCAGCGAGCGTTCGTTAATCCAGACCGCGGGCCGGGCCGCCCGCAATGTCCGGAGCGAAGTGATCATGTATGCGGACACGATGACCGATTCCATGAAACGGGCGATCGAGGAGATGGAGCGTCGGCGCAAGCGTCAGCTTGAATATAATGAAAAATACCATATAATTCCGAAAAGCATCGTGAAATCGCCCGAGGAGATATTGAAGGCGACTTCGGTGGCGGATCGCGCCGTGGAGAAAGAACCAGCGAGTGATAGTGGCATCGAGGAGATCGAAAATCTGTACCGGGAAATGGCCGATGCGGTATCGCTCATGGAGTTTGAGCAGGCGGCCAAGCTGCGCGATCAGATAAAACTGATAAGGCGCAAACTGGAAAAGCAGGGAACAAAAGCCAGCAGCGATCCAGGCGTACGCACCCGGGATCGCGGGCGCAGGCCGTAG
- a CDS encoding transposase gives MGWNIRKRGEELYHHVYAWGNDHHPVFKNGSHYQFYLSLLEKMTSVYKVDIVAYALMKWHVHLFAYDQANKIADFMMALHGGYAQYYNRDCSRTGHVFGERYNNKIVANSLYGVWLSRYIHRQALDAGLAADPAGYPWTSYRRYVGAEPRGFVKCDIVLEMFSPGLDKIQRYQEFVMGADEGPVDWDHRRLKIRDGRPLLEIIAQEFEVDQTQIVTPKGRVEKMLRRQAAVQLMGKYGLNTYETATILKMTPSAISKFTKSALL, from the coding sequence ATGGGGTGGAACATTCGTAAACGGGGTGAAGAACTCTATCATCATGTCTATGCCTGGGGCAATGACCATCATCCTGTTTTCAAAAACGGATCACATTATCAGTTTTACCTATCTCTCCTGGAAAAAATGACGTCTGTGTACAAAGTGGACATTGTCGCATACGCACTTATGAAGTGGCATGTCCATCTGTTCGCTTATGACCAGGCGAACAAGATCGCCGATTTCATGATGGCTCTCCATGGCGGGTACGCCCAGTATTACAACCGCGACTGCAGTCGCACGGGCCACGTTTTCGGCGAGCGTTATAACAACAAGATCGTCGCGAATTCGCTATACGGTGTGTGGTTATCGCGCTATATCCACCGGCAGGCACTGGATGCGGGACTGGCAGCGGATCCGGCAGGGTATCCATGGACCAGTTACCGGCGATATGTGGGCGCGGAGCCGCGCGGATTTGTCAAATGTGATATTGTCTTAGAGATGTTCAGCCCAGGACTAGATAAAATTCAGCGGTATCAGGAATTTGTTATGGGAGCAGATGAAGGACCAGTGGATTGGGATCATCGTCGGCTGAAAATTCGCGACGGCAGGCCGTTATTAGAGATAATTGCACAGGAATTTGAAGTTGATCAGACACAGATCGTTACGCCGAAGGGTAGGGTGGAAAAGATGTTGCGTCGTCAAGCGGCAGTTCAACTGATGGGAAAATATGGTCTTAACACTTATGAAACAGCGACGATTTTGAAAATGACACCTAGCGCTATCTCAAAATTCACTAAATCCGCCCTGCTATAA
- the nadC gene encoding carboxylating nicotinate-nucleotide diphosphorylase, producing the protein MTTIVTEEWYNREFLKIVVRALKEDIGRGDITTNAIVSSDKRTLGVIFPKEEGVLCGVEIARMVFAKVDDQVKFEPKMKDGDRLSPGQTIATVIGSAASCLKAERTALNFMQQLSGIATLTRKFVDAAAGRTKILDTRKTTPGLRLMEKYAVRTGGGFNHRFGLYDMVLIKDNHIQIAGSITKAVQAVRQKKKRAYIEVEVRTMDEVKEAMRLPVNRLMLDNMRIELAQQAVTMVKLSSDKLETEISGGVNLDNIEEYADCGADYISIGALTHSAPAIDIALKMKSLGE; encoded by the coding sequence ATTACCACTATCGTTACGGAAGAATGGTATAACAGAGAATTCCTGAAGATCGTCGTCAGGGCGCTTAAGGAGGATATCGGCCGGGGCGATATCACCACCAACGCGATCGTCAGCAGCGACAAAAGAACGCTCGGCGTGATCTTCCCAAAAGAAGAAGGTGTGCTGTGCGGGGTGGAGATCGCACGCATGGTCTTTGCCAAAGTCGATGACCAGGTGAAGTTCGAACCCAAAATGAAAGACGGCGACCGGCTGAGTCCGGGACAGACCATCGCCACGGTCATCGGGTCGGCTGCGTCATGCCTCAAGGCCGAGAGAACGGCGCTGAATTTCATGCAGCAATTAAGCGGGATCGCGACCCTAACCAGAAAGTTCGTTGATGCTGCTGCGGGCCGGACCAAGATCCTGGACACGAGAAAAACGACGCCGGGACTGAGGTTGATGGAAAAATACGCGGTGCGCACGGGCGGCGGATTTAATCACCGGTTCGGGCTTTACGACATGGTCCTGATCAAGGATAACCATATCCAGATCGCGGGGAGTATTACCAAGGCGGTTCAGGCGGTCAGGCAGAAAAAAAAGAGAGCATACATCGAAGTGGAAGTAAGGACCATGGATGAGGTCAAGGAAGCGATGCGCCTGCCGGTCAACCGCCTGATGCTGGATAATATGCGGATCGAACTTGCCCAACAAGCAGTGACAATGGTCAAGTTGTCTTCGGACAAACTCGAGACCGAGATCAGCGGCGGCGTCAACCTGGACAATATCGAAGAGTATGCCGACTGCGGGGCTGATTATATTTCGATCGGCGCGCTCACACACTCGGCGCCGGCGATCGACATCGCGTTAAAAATGAAAAGCTTGGGCGAATAG
- a CDS encoding RHS repeat-associated core domain-containing protein yields the protein MSTKSKSAARDSKQSHRSDIARIVGADTNWYHCDALGSPRKTTNESGSVAWTGAYYPFGEMLTGSGNVHGFTGKELDSETGLNYFCQRYYDPQTGRFTQLDPQDSPASSPYAYCIDNPLRYTDPTGTTKRAEEMEWKMEIMAAWKAGLRGHYGAPSWWYSPTWFLGSAEELDPGLFERGWWRYTRAEKLNMAVNYLSNTAWGKTEMGAQIINEIREKIGKGLLEIGGSKLGDYDFDTRIINIGTAGIDYLGLGVAAILVEEAAHALASEHELFGGGYWDWYPSVEGFGRYHGAQLYGNYFQNYSDPWGYLFSNYFKTYVYGGTNYENIYWKRKL from the coding sequence TTGAGCACGAAATCTAAGTCCGCAGCACGAGACTCCAAACAATCTCATAGATCTGATATCGCCCGGATCGTGGGCGCGGATACGAACTGGTATCATTGCGATGCCCTGGGTAGCCCTAGGAAAACCACCAATGAATCGGGCTCGGTCGCCTGGACCGGGGCGTATTATCCGTTTGGCGAGATGCTTACCGGATCGGGCAATGTGCATGGATTTACAGGCAAGGAATTAGATTCGGAAACGGGTTTGAATTATTTCTGCCAGCGGTACTATGATCCGCAGACCGGTAGGTTTACCCAGCTTGATCCCCAGGACAGCCCGGCCTCGTCGCCGTATGCATATTGTATTGACAATCCACTGAGGTATACGGATCCGACTGGTACGACAAAAAGGGCGGAAGAGATGGAATGGAAGATGGAAATCATGGCAGCGTGGAAAGCAGGTTTGCGCGGACATTACGGCGCGCCATCATGGTGGTATTCACCAACCTGGTTTTTAGGATCGGCTGAAGAATTGGATCCGGGCTTGTTTGAAAGAGGCTGGTGGAGGTATACTCGTGCGGAAAAACTGAATATGGCAGTGAATTATCTGAGTAACACAGCATGGGGTAAGACAGAAATGGGCGCACAAATCATCAACGAGATTCGTGAAAAAATTGGCAAAGGACTTCTGGAAATCGGTGGGTCGAAACTCGGCGATTACGATTTCGATACGAGGATAATCAACATCGGTACTGCTGGCATCGATTATTTAGGTTTAGGTGTTGCGGCAATATTGGTAGAGGAGGCTGCACACGCGCTTGCATCTGAACATGAACTTTTTGGAGGTGGGTATTGGGATTGGTATCCAAGCGTAGAAGGATTTGGCAGGTACCATGGCGCACAACTTTATGGCAATTATTTTCAAAATTATTCTGATCCATGGGGTTACCTGTTCTCGAACTATTTTAAGACATATGTCTATGGAGGAACGAATTATGAAAATATATATTGGAAAAGAAAACTTTAG